The genomic region GTGAGAAACACAAAATGATTCCACATTACTCAAATTATATTCAGTGCCATTTTCTAATTGAAAATCAGGATGTTCATATATTTGGAGCATTACTAAATCCATGACGATGCACACAACAATATTGAACTCACAATCAATAAACTAGTGTGTAACGATCCAATCATTGAGTTCAGCCAAAAGGCTGTAATCATGTGTTTAGTGCAAATTATATTACATTCATCCCCCCCTAGGACCCTAGACATTTCAAAATCTCGAAAAAGCTACGACTAATTAATCACACTTGCCTTGTTCAGTGCTTCAAGAAGCAGTGTTTCAGCTTCATCAAAGTTTCCCATGTGTATGCAGCAAACAGCCTTTCCATTCAAAATCAAGGTTGTAACCTGAGACTTCTCAGAGAAATCTTGGAAGATGAGATATGCCTCCTGTATCTTAGAACCACCCTGAATACAATGAAAGTGTATTTAGATACATAGACTGTATAACTTCTCTGTAAGAGAACTATACAGAAAAACAAAATTCATTACCACTGCCAGATTTTGCCATGCTGTTGCAAGTTGAGTTAGGGTGTGGTCCTCATCAATCTTTTGCATTTCCTTCAGCTTTCTTTCAGCAAATTCAGCCCTATGCATCTTGATGAATATTTGAACATTCAGCGCATCCCTAAAACAAATAAGCAGCATGCATCAGACTAGAGAATATAACAAGATCATCAGCATTTGATGATTCTGCTTCATGATTTTAACACTTATATCACAGGCCTTGATAATTCTGCCTATATGGCATTGTATGAACTGGTCGTCAAAGTATAACTTATCATTAAAGACGAAGCAAACAGATGATAAGAGGTACATTGCATAGCCTATTTAAAACTTACAATAGATAGGCAACTAGTTACTGTATTCGACATTTTTAAACCTTAAATTCTGTTTCGAATGTAAGTTTCCTGCCACTTGTAACAGAGTTTTTGAGTGATCTTGTACATATTTTAACCAAGTTGAGTGCTAGCTCTAGTAGGACTATCTAGCTCATGAAAACTGTGCATCCCTTAACATAATGGCAATGCAAACCATTGTAATTCGTAACAATTAGTCTAACGAATCCAATTTTCATTCGTTAGACATACTTCACCATATAAAATCCAAAAGCAAATCTAAACAGTAAACCTTTACTTCAGTGAAATCAGAAAATAACGTACAGTTCCAAATTGCCGCCGGCATGCGTGTACTTGAGAGCTTCATTGTAGTCCTGCTCGTGCATAAACACAGTCCCGGCGACCATCCTCAGAATCGGGTTGTTCCCGATCGCCGGATCCGCCAGCAACTCCTTAAGATTCGAGATCACCGATTCCTGCACACACACACATTTTCCAATTTCCAATTCACATTTTCCAATCAAAAACGCGAGACAATTCGAAACCCTAGAGATCTTTGAGGGACGGACCTTGTAATCGGGGCCGGAGAGGTAGAGAGCGAGGAGCTTGACGGCCTGGAGAGGAGTGGCGGCGGAGGAGTCGATCTCGTTGATGACGAGCTGGTAGCTGCCGAGGGCTATGTAGGATCGGAAAACGAGGCAGTCGCGCTCGACGGCTTCGTCCGGCGAGAGGTTGGGGAGGTCGCTGCTGTTGATGGCGGCCTGGTAGGCGCCAAGGTAGAAGTTGTTGCGGAGGTTGAAGAGGTGGTCCGGTCCTGCTGCTAGTGCTGCCATGGCGGTGCTCGGCTCTGGTTCGTTTCGATATGCAGTTGCAGATCTGAGAGAGAGAGAGAGAGAGAGAGAGAGAGAGAGAGAGAAGAAACTATTAGTNNNNNNNNNNNNNNNNNNNNGGCCTTTGGTATTCTAGTTTTATTTTTCTCTTGAAGCAAACACACAAAACTAAGAAATGGAACTTGGCCCAACCCAATGTGTCTAAGCCCAAACGTATTTTTTTCTTATAATTCTTACGGTTCACTCTGATTCGCTCGGTGACATATTTTTATACTTCTATAAAGAGTCTAGAATCCTAAAAGAGCCATGACCGGTTAGCATGTCAGTCAATGTCACGACCGGTTAACATGTAGGTACGAGTCACGACTGGTCGCATGCAAGAGGTTGGTCTAGTGAAAGCATGTTAGGCTGCAAGTGAGACGGACGCTGCAAGGATTCTCTTGGTAATAGAAGGTCTTTGGTTCGAACCCAGCTTGTGAAAACATCCCTTGGGGAGGGGCCATACCTAAAATTGCTCTCAAACCCGAAATGATAGCTCACCCGACCACCATTTTTGCATCAAAGAATAAGGCTAGCTTTTAATCGCCAACTAGTTGTTAAGAATAATCATAACTAGTCGAGATGTTGAGTTTGTAATGTTATTTAATTCATGTTGTTTCTATTATTCGTTAGTTTCAATTGTAATTTTTTCTTTTCTTTTTCATGGTGTTCGATTCACACATTTAAAACAAGAATTTATTGTTGGTTTTTTTTTTTATAAAAGAATTAGTTGTTGATGATCGCTAATAAAATTGGTAGAGTTTTCTCTTTAATATTACATTTTGGGGTTGAGAATTCGCCAATAGCCCTACTACGAACCTTTCAATGGTTTCCTCCGATTGCATTTAGAAGATTTTTTTTGTCACGGGTTTATATAGTAATGAATGAGATGAATGAAAGTATGAGACGATTTTCATTGTTCAAAAGATAAATTGTGAAGCGATTGTATGTAAAATTTCACCAGTTACAAACAAGTTCATGTCATTCCTCCACCCCCTACATATGTAATAACCATCTTCTTATGTGATTGTGGGTTTGTGGATAGCACTCCAGAAACAGTAAACACATCAATCAAACATTAACACACAAATCAAACAAGTATACATGAAAAGAGACTATTGCGTAGGAGTGCTCTATTTGGTTTTGAGTAGCTTGATGATGGACAACACCGTGATAACCACCAAAAGAAGCAGCCCGATATAAGAAGCAATGAGAGCACCACCACCATGGTCACAGAACTTGCCAAACTTGTCACAGATTTTGTTCCACCTTGCGTGTGAGTTTCCGTTCTTCCCTAGCTGTGCCATGAAGGTAGCTGCACCATCACCAGATGATGCCAGGGCCACAGTCATCTGCATAACCAATAACACGATATTCATGATCACAATGTCTACTTCATTATCTGACATGTTATGTTGGCGCACAGTGAAAAGCTCGAAAAATAAAGAAAATTGCTGATTTACCATGTCTAAAATGGCCATCATCACAAGGCGAAGACCCTTGTCCTTGAACTTGCCTCCGCAGAGGTGCACTATTATCATCAACAAGTTATGAAAGCTGGCCATTGCATTAGCTACAACAAAGTACCTGCACAGGAATACTTATCCCTAACGATTTTCATCATTCATGAGAGGAGAAAGGAAATGACACTAGTGAGGATTAGTGCTTACACATTTGCTGGATTGTGTTGAAACTTGGCTGTGAGAGTTGCTTTAACTTGAGTAGTCCCAACAGTAGCAACAACCAAGGTTTTGGTTTCTTTGTTGAGTGCCATCACAAGAGTTGCGGAAAGTGTGGCCAAGAATGCAACAACTCTCAGCAAGAGAATGATACAATCGTTTGGCTTTCTCACCACCACCAAAGTAGACCCTGGTTTCTCTCCATCTTCTAGCGCCATTGATAGAAAAGGTATAGAGCTGGAAGTGAATGCTTTGTTTTGTAGGTAGAGGGGAGTATATATAGTAACTTAGAGAAAGGGAAATGGATTTACAGAAGTCATCAGTGGTTGAGTCTAACTAGTGTGAAGCACATATCTACTTCTTTGAGTAGTCTCAACCATCCCCCAACTTTTGGTATATAGGTTGGTAGAGGTGGTTTGGAAGACTTCTTTTAACTCCATGCCTTTATGGTAAAATTTGGTTATCTTAAGAATATGTGCATGGTCTAAACTGTAACAAGGCAACAAAACTTATTTATTATCTTGCTCTTTACAGAAACACATCAGCAATCTTAACAATCTCTGCCGTGAATTTCTACCTACAAAATAGTTCATATGCATAACTTGTACATCAAGTCATCAACATTCCAAACTCTACTTCAAAGAGTAACAGGGAAGCGCCAAAGCGTATGCTACTGGTCTAGTAATCCAAACTGAGCACTGTCTTATATACCTGTTTAGAATGTAGAAACTTGAAAGCTAAGAAGTGGGCATCGAATTCCAGAAACCATATCCGTAAGCCTTGCATCACATAAAAATGAACAAATCCCCCAATACAGAGATCAGAGCCGAAATTGCTAGCTTTGACATGCACTTCAGTAGTCCAGAAATGCATCCACACTCATCTCCAACATCTGTTGGATTCGGGTCTTTGTTTTGAAATAAGTTCTCTTCACGTAGTCAGACAAGACTTGCTTTTGAAGAAGCAGTATCAAGTACAACAGTGATGGGAGTTCTAACCCCAAAACACAGTTGATTCCACCCAACTCATTTCAAAGCAAACTTTCTGCTTTTAAATCAGGAAGTTCGTATATAGTGTCAGTACAACTTCTCGTTCCGACCGGTGAAGACTAATGTCAACCCATTTCACCCAGGTTCTCACACCAAATTTGATATCAAAACTCAGAAAGAAAGAAAGGGGAGTTCGTCAAACACATATGAACAGAAGCTTTTGTGAATGCAAGACTAGAGTCTGAGATGCAAATTAAGCTCAAAATAGAATGAAAGGAGCACCATCATCATGAAAAGTATCAGTTCATCAACCAAAGAAGTTGTTTAAATACAGAGTAAATGTTTGACAATTAGATCCCGAAACATATATACTTTATCTGCAGTAACTCAACTACAACACATGGTGATATAGCAATCACAAGAATGATATGAATATCCTCTCCACTTCAGGTGTTTTTAGTGCATCATACATAAATCTGACACCTCAGATTTGACATGGTTTCTCGCACAAATGTTGTAAATTATGAACATCTCCAACAAAATATACAACCAATTTTTTGATGTCTATCTTCCAAGTAATGTGTGATAAGGATTTGATCCAGTAAGTAGCTGCGGTAGATTTTCAGGATCTGAGTGCTACTTTTTCCCTGTTGTGACACCAACTACGACATTGCTCACCTGTGAGATTATGAACATTATGATCAGCTCATCTTTGTTTGCTTGATGAGGAAAAGGGAACCTAGAGGGGAAAAGATGAATGATTGAACAGACATACCAATTTTCCACTCTCATCAACCGACATCGGGTTCTCAACGACAACAGTCTGGCTCTGAGAATGAGGCATTGACTGCAAGAAATACAGGAAACACAAATTCAATGATAAGTATCACAAGACACTACCACAAACATGCTCTCATCTAGAATATAGATGGTATACTGTAAATAACTTACTGCTGAAGTAGAGGGTCTGTGCACTGGAATTGGAACCCTCGCATTGCCCATCTGTAAAAGTACACAAAGTTGCCCGTAAGATACATACCATAGGCACAAAGAGAGAGACTGACCGACTTGCAGCATGATAAACAGGTGAACGGCATATAACAATTGACATATGTGCCTATGCAAGTATCCTCTTTCAACTGATTTGTTGACAAAACTTAAGACTTGTTTTGACACATCATCGTAAAACAAACATATATGGCCACAGTTGCATATGCATGTTTTGAAACTACTCATATATGTGACCCAAAAGTACCTTATATGATGTAGAATGCCAACCTCATTAAGCACACAAAATCCACATTGAAGAGATAAGATACGAAAGAAAAAGTAGCAAGTTCAAACTTTTTCTTTTTCTCTTTTGATACAATACCGTAGAAGATGACCAAGGTGAAGTTACAGTTTAAACATCAATGTAATTACCACATGATTCAAATAGTTTTTCTCATTAGTAATAGAGTATGAGTGACTGATATGCCAAGGGTTCAAAGAATAATCTAAACTTACAACATTGGTAACAAACTGACAGACTGCGCATTTAACTGAAGGAGCCCCATATGGATACATAAGTGTTGTCCGGCAGTTCCCACAGTTGATGTGGGCAAACTGATTGGCTGCTGTATTTCACAAAAATAACCCACATTAGAAGTTACGTCAATAATAAGCCAGTTGAGGTGGTGAGCTAGTTTTCCAAGTATGCAACATAGAAGAACATTAAGCTGTATTTTGCAACTTTGAAACTTTTAATAAAAACAAGGAGGAACATATCATGACCAATCAATTTGTTATAGTTATATTGAATACCAGCCACGAAACCAAGAAATTGGTATTCAAAAGAACAGATGTGTCAACCTGTTATTGACATAACAGTAAGGCTGCATGATCACCTTCCACCATGTTGCATACAACAATAAGGAAATAATTACTAAAAATGGAGCTTCTGTAATACCTGGAGCAAGATTGACTGTATGACAGCAGGAGCATCTCACACTTGTTGCCCCACTTGTATGCATTAACAATGTCCTGCAACCCCCACAAATAAGTTGAGCCATTTCCGTACCTGCAAGGTTTATCACACCATCAAACCGGATGACTCCATGAAATGCTTCTATGTTTAGGTATGAGTTTATAAGTCATTTAGAGAGATTAAAAGACAGCAACTCAACAAGATTGCTTGCAGGATCTAAAGAGCTGCTACCAGGTAATCTCACTCCCCTCTACCCTTTTGAAATTTTATTTCAACCATGCACCTTACACATGACTAATAAATTTTCTTTTTTATTTCTGCTACAAGATCTCCACAAAATTCCTACCATCGATGTTTTTCTTTTTTCTGATTTGACATGGATAACACTAACACTATGAGGAAAAGGACATGCATTAACACTTTAACCAACCAATATTGATACTGTTTATCCTCCATTTAAGTCTACAATGAATAACATAACCTTATACTAAATTTCCTACCAAGCAGAAGCCAATTCGCTTTAGCTACCAAATATCATGAAAGGAGAGTGCTTACTAGCTCAGTAACCATTAATTACAAGGATAAGAGAAAAGAAACAGTGTATTACCAGGAGGAGGGACTGGGGTTATTATATTGCATAATGCACAACAAACATTTGAAGCTCCTCTAGGATAAAGAAGAATGCTCCTACAACCACTACACACAAGCTGGCTCTGCATAGCTGCAACATTGAAACAAACAAAGAATGAGGCTTGCACAACAATCAAAACATAATTGCATTTATTTGTTATTAATCTAGATCATTTGTTTTTGTTATTTTTTTTCTACTAGGTCAATATGCTAAACATCAAGGTACATCGACCCCATTACATATTTTGAAGAAAGTGAAAGATTTTTTTTTATTTTATTTTTTTAAATTTTGGGAAAAGAACCTGAATACTTGAAAAAATTATTCCCATATAGAATAATGAATTTATGATGAACAGATTAAAGAAGCCTGAAAGCATCTTCATAAAAGGCCTAAAGACCTTCTAGTTAAACACATCTCAACTTTAGAAATAATCTAACTCTTGCAGTCTGCTACTATTATTTGTTTGTATGGTGAGCTGGTATAAAAAAAAAATTTCAACTTTTTCATACTAAAGCTGAAACTTAATCAAAGGTGCAACTGTGGAACTAACTAAACAAGAAGCATGCAAGAGAAACACCAAAAATCAAAGCCAGCATATAGTTGACAAGTAGCGCTTCCATATAAAGGAAAAAGAAAAAGAAAAAAGCATCATCACTTGTAGCCAAAAATCATTCCAGAAGAGAGCAACTGAAATGGACAACACAAGCACAAGTCTAACATTTCCTTGAATCCCACACCATTGCTTTTGCAGTCTAGTAAAAGCAAAATATTGACATTCAAGGTCCCACTATAAGAAGTTCAAAACTAAAACAGCTCTGGCTAGTAAAATCTCAAAGTTCATCAGGTTTGCAGAAAGGAAAAGAAACTGTAGTAACTAATCTGAGTCGGAGGTTTCTCCATTGAACTGCTCCAGAAACTCAGCCTCCTTACTATTAGCAATGCTCTTCATCTTTGAGTCACCAGTAAACATATCATGACGTCCTAAAACAACAAGATCCAGTAGCTTTCTCCTTGCATTATAAACTGGATTTGGGTGAATCAAACAGCCTTTCTCATAAGCTTCTCTCAGAAAAACAGTGTGTCGCTTTCCCTTGGTAGACAAATAAAACATCCCAGGGTGATCCAGGAACAAATCCCTTATATTTAAATCAAACCCATACAATTTTCTGAAATGACTGATTTTCTCCACTTCAACCATCTTCTCAACTGTCAGATTCAAGAACTCATGAACTATTGCAACCGCTCGTTTCTCCCCTACTTTCATTCCAGCTTTAGACAACCTCTTCTTCTCTGTGACCTCATCATATGGCCCGACATATGGCAACTTCTGCCATTCTTTAACCTTGGCTCTAAAATTCTTTTTTAACCTCATCCCTGGAGGATACCCATGCTTAAAACTAAACTGAAGTTCAGCCCTATCAACACTGCAACCCTCCTTGCAATATTCCTCTACCCTCCAATTCTCAACAGCTGCAACAAACTTGTCAGAAATTTCACCAACCAGTTTCAAGTTATGAGTATTGGGCTCATGAGCATCACAAAGTTGAAAAAGATGGGAGTTTTTAGATATTACAGACTGCTCAAAATCATCAGGAAGCCCAAGTTCTCTGAAAACTTTAAAAATGCCACGTAGTGGCAACATCTTGGAAGTCGACATGGACAGAAGCCGAACCAATCGATCAACAACAAGTGGCAACGAGGCATTAATAGCCTCTGCTTCTTCTTCTGAAATCCTAAACGCAGTATCAGTTAATGTGCATCGTGTCTGTCCCTTTGTCGGGTCATGGTAAATGTGGAAAATATGAGGGTATTTGCGAAGAAAGGCGACTGCACCACGGTTGAGATGGAGCTTTTGAGAGAGCCTGGACAGAAAATCAACAGAAACTGCAGGGTCACTCGGGTTTGCGAGGATAAGATCTTGCACTGCAACGACTTTGACAAGGTTCTTGTACTTATCCATTAGTTTCTCAAACGTGGGATCTCTGGCTCTTGATGCCACATACTGGGACGATGTTGTTTTCAACCGAACACCCAAAAACCCATAATGGGGCTGCTTCATTATCAACCTCATAACTCGAG from Fragaria vesca subsp. vesca linkage group LG3, FraVesHawaii_1.0, whole genome shotgun sequence harbors:
- the LOC101296841 gene encoding coatomer subunit epsilon-2-like, with translation MAALAAGPDHLFNLRNNFYLGAYQAAINSSDLPNLSPDEAVERDCLVFRSYIALGSYQLVINEIDSSAATPLQAVKLLALYLSGPDYKESVISNLKELLADPAIGNNPILRMVAGTVFMHEQDYNEALKYTHAGGNLELDALNVQIFIKMHRAEFAERKLKEMQKIDEDHTLTQLATAWQNLAVGGSKIQEAYLIFQDFSEKSQVTTLILNGKAVCCIHMGNFDEAETLLLEALNKDAKDPETLANLVVCCLHLGKSPSRFLSQLRLAHPEHVLVKRAAAAEESFDRAVQSVA
- the LOC101302241 gene encoding CASP-like protein POPTRDRAFT_823125-like — protein: MALEDGEKPGSTLVVVRKPNDCIILLLRVVAFLATLSATLVMALNKETKTLVVATVGTTQVKATLTAKFQHNPANVYFVVANAMASFHNLLMIIVHLCGGKFKDKGLRLVMMAILDMMTVALASSGDGAATFMAQLGKNGNSHARWNKICDKFGKFCDHGGGALIASYIGLLLLVVITVLSIIKLLKTK
- the LOC101291798 gene encoding uncharacterized protein LOC101291798 — encoded protein: MGTRVMRLIMKQPHYGFLGVRLKTTSSQYVASRARDPTFEKLMDKYKNLVKVVAVQDLILANPSDPAVSVDFLSRLSQKLHLNRGAVAFLRKYPHIFHIYHDPTKGQTRCTLTDTAFRISEEEAEAINASLPLVVDRLVRLLSMSTSKMLPLRGIFKVFRELGLPDDFEQSVISKNSHLFQLCDAHEPNTHNLKLVGEISDKFVAAVENWRVEEYCKEGCSVDRAELQFSFKHGYPPGMRLKKNFRAKVKEWQKLPYVGPYDEVTEKKRLSKAGMKVGEKRAVAIVHEFLNLTVEKMVEVEKISHFRKLYGFDLNIRDLFLDHPGMFYLSTKGKRHTVFLREAYEKGCLIHPNPVYNARRKLLDLVVLGRHDMFTGDSKMKSIANTMQSQLVCSGCRSILLYPRGASNVCCALCNIITPVPPPGTEMAQLICGGCRTLLMHTSGATSVRCSCCHTVNLAPAANQFAHINCGNCRTTLMYPYGAPSVKCAVCQFVTNVMGNARVPIPVHRPSTSASMPHSQSQTVVVENPMSVDESGKLVSNVVVGVTTGKK